A portion of the Paenibacillus marchantiae genome contains these proteins:
- a CDS encoding class I SAM-dependent rRNA methyltransferase → MPSVTLERSRKKRLEHAHPWIYNNEIASVEGNPEPGDLVNVLNHQGRYLATGYYNPASQITVRVVAYQPLEFEQMDTAFFAARFRDCLRHRERFIQDGEAYRLVYGEADFLPGLIVDRFGSILVVQLLTLGMDRCREAIVQALIEVMQPEGIYERSDVSIRELEGLEQTKGPLYGDCPRHVTVTENGLLIKVDIVEGQKTGYFFDQRENRAAIEPLMKGWGYKSGITLQQTEQDGTQQLLPVNKSGKVVTFPYWDGATVLECFSHTGSFTLNACKYGAKKVTCLDISEHAIESARTNVELNGFTDRVEFVVADAFQYLREQVKGLDERNVRARAGEQKVDTSKALAASGKTFDVVILDPPAFAKTKSAVKGACRGYKDINLQGMKLVNEGGYLVTASCSYHMRPDLFLETIADAAEDAGKVLRLIDWKAAGKDHPQILGVDEGHYLKFAIFEVRSKKN, encoded by the coding sequence TTGCCATCAGTTACACTGGAACGCAGCCGCAAAAAGCGGCTTGAACATGCACATCCATGGATATATAACAATGAAATTGCCTCTGTTGAAGGAAACCCCGAGCCGGGAGATCTGGTCAACGTATTGAATCACCAAGGTCGCTATCTTGCGACGGGATACTATAATCCTGCATCTCAAATCACAGTTCGAGTCGTGGCCTATCAACCTTTGGAGTTTGAACAGATGGACACCGCGTTTTTTGCAGCGCGTTTCCGCGATTGCTTGCGCCACCGGGAGCGTTTTATCCAGGATGGAGAGGCATACCGTCTCGTTTATGGGGAAGCTGATTTCCTGCCAGGACTGATCGTTGACCGTTTTGGCAGCATCCTTGTAGTTCAATTGCTCACATTGGGTATGGACCGTTGCCGCGAAGCAATTGTACAAGCTCTAATTGAAGTAATGCAGCCGGAAGGCATCTATGAACGCAGTGATGTGTCCATTCGTGAACTGGAAGGCTTGGAGCAGACGAAAGGACCATTGTATGGGGATTGCCCGCGTCATGTCACGGTAACGGAGAATGGATTGCTCATTAAGGTGGATATCGTAGAAGGCCAGAAGACAGGGTACTTCTTTGACCAGCGAGAGAATCGTGCAGCCATCGAACCACTTATGAAGGGTTGGGGTTACAAGAGTGGCATTACGCTCCAACAGACCGAGCAGGATGGTACGCAGCAGTTGCTTCCTGTGAATAAAAGTGGCAAGGTTGTGACGTTCCCTTATTGGGATGGGGCTACTGTGCTGGAATGTTTCTCCCACACAGGCAGCTTCACATTGAACGCCTGCAAATATGGAGCCAAAAAAGTAACATGTCTTGATATCTCAGAGCATGCGATTGAAAGTGCACGTACCAACGTAGAGCTGAACGGTTTCACTGACCGGGTTGAATTTGTCGTTGCGGATGCATTCCAATACTTGCGTGAGCAGGTGAAAGGCCTCGATGAGCGTAACGTACGTGCACGTGCTGGCGAACAGAAAGTGGATACGTCCAAGGCGCTTGCAGCCAGTGGTAAAACATTTGATGTGGTTATCCTCGATCCGCCAGCCTTTGCCAAAACGAAATCAGCAGTCAAAGGCGCATGCCGTGGATATAAGGATATCAATCTGCAAGGAATGAAGCTGGTGAATGAGGGCGGGTATCTGGTAACGGCAAGCTGTTCATATCACATGCGTCCGGATCTCTTCCTGGAAACCATTGCGGATGCAGCCGAAGATGCAGGCAAAGTACTGCGTCTGATCGACTGGAAAGCAGCCGGTAAGGATCACCCGCAAATTCTGGGCGTAGACGAAGGTCATTACCTGAAATTTGCCATCTTCGAAGTGCGCAGCAAAAAGAATTAA
- the addB gene encoding helicase-exonuclease AddAB subunit AddB — protein MSVRFVIGRAGSGKSTLITREITSLLQKEPQGKPLILLVPEQSSFRTEQSLVSSGAIKGTMRAEVLGFRRLAYRVMQEAGGSARIPIGAEGKKMLLYKVLQRRKEELKLFAASGSQLGFIGDLNDLYSEFKRYELDPTSLEEGLSAWNTSSSAPILGDKLHDLLLIYRDYEQELTQLYIDDEDTLTELTERLPESTLLQDAQIWIDGFQGFTPQEMSVIGRLMLQASSVTIALTLDRAYDHGALPGELELFHPTASAYARLKGMAEDLGVLNETTVLQLEVLPRYEGSPGLAHLEAGFDRRVRWKSEGRDAGVRLYAAENRRAEMEGALREMRRLAQDEGARYRDMAVLVRQLDTYADIAEPLFRDYGVPVFLDRRRNELHHPLSEFIRSALDIVRRRWRYEDVFRCVKTDLLLPRGGSITREDMDQLENYILACGIHGYRWTDGKPWKYVPSLSLEDNDQDVRSRGREQMLSLMEKCRTVIVDPLGAFEKRMSKAKTAKDQCAALYRLLEDAEIPWKLDQMSAEAKAQGDPERSREHRQMWGAVLDLLDQMVDMMGAERLDIDLFAGLMETGLTELKLGLVPPALDQVLIGSMDRTRLQGIKYVFILGAVEGELPAVPQDDGVLTEQERLLLTERGLGLGPGATRQMLDERFLIYTALTAASNQLWLSYPVADDEGKTLLPSEIVRHVRKMFGLHEQPLLAQPPVTNAEEVHWSYVIHPGQSLSYLIGQLRRWRRGEDISEMWWAIYNWHVSRETSRPQLKQLLGSVFYRNRALPLRTATSRRLYGTEVRTSVSRMERFVACAFSHFASHGLRLKERQLYRLQAPDIGQLFHAALSQLAMRLREQNRSWGSLSPDECRKEAEHTVEQIAPQLQGEILLSTKRYGYIFRKLKDIVSRASVILGEQSRRGSFEPIGLELDFGPGKPLPPLRFELENGCVMEIVGRIDRVDVAEGENGLLLRVIDYKSSQTDLKLHEVYYGLSLQMLTYLEVLLSAAEEWLGESAMPGGTLYFHVHNPLLQSANGMTSEQAGQELLKRFKMKGLLLADRDVIAQMDNTLDKGYSAIIPVALKADGSFYSSAAVATPEQWDTLLASVRSNIREIGTRITDGDVAIEPYRIQQEVACTFCPYKPVCQFDENIEGNEYNLLSKPGKQQIWDMLSHGKGGETS, from the coding sequence ATGTCCGTACGCTTTGTTATTGGCCGGGCAGGCAGCGGCAAGAGTACGCTGATTACCCGGGAAATCACATCCCTGCTACAAAAGGAACCGCAAGGTAAACCACTGATTCTGCTGGTCCCGGAACAGAGTTCGTTTCGAACCGAACAGTCACTGGTTTCTTCAGGTGCTATAAAAGGTACCATGCGTGCTGAAGTGCTTGGTTTTCGCCGATTGGCCTATCGGGTAATGCAGGAGGCAGGTGGTTCTGCACGTATTCCCATTGGAGCTGAAGGTAAAAAAATGCTGCTCTACAAAGTGCTCCAGCGTCGTAAGGAAGAATTGAAGCTGTTTGCAGCATCAGGCAGTCAGCTGGGATTTATCGGAGACTTGAATGATCTATACAGTGAGTTTAAACGTTATGAACTTGACCCCACTTCACTGGAAGAAGGACTTTCCGCATGGAATACTTCCTCTTCTGCACCGATTCTGGGAGACAAGCTGCATGACTTGCTTCTTATATACCGTGATTATGAACAGGAATTAACCCAACTATATATCGATGATGAAGACACGTTGACTGAACTAACAGAGCGGTTGCCGGAGAGCACGCTGCTGCAAGATGCACAGATCTGGATCGATGGATTTCAGGGATTTACCCCGCAGGAAATGAGTGTCATTGGAAGATTGATGCTGCAAGCTTCTTCCGTCACAATTGCATTGACGTTGGATCGTGCTTACGACCACGGCGCACTTCCAGGAGAACTGGAGCTGTTCCATCCCACAGCGAGTGCATATGCACGTCTCAAAGGCATGGCTGAGGATCTGGGTGTTCTTAATGAGACAACCGTGCTTCAACTGGAAGTTTTGCCAAGATATGAAGGCAGTCCTGGACTGGCGCATTTGGAGGCTGGCTTTGATCGTAGAGTCCGCTGGAAGAGTGAGGGGCGTGATGCGGGTGTCCGACTTTACGCCGCTGAGAACCGCCGGGCTGAGATGGAAGGAGCACTTCGTGAGATGCGTCGTCTGGCGCAAGATGAAGGTGCGCGTTATCGAGATATGGCAGTGCTCGTTCGTCAGTTGGATACATATGCCGACATTGCTGAGCCTCTATTCAGGGATTATGGCGTGCCTGTCTTTCTGGATCGGAGAAGAAATGAACTACATCATCCATTATCGGAATTTATTCGTTCAGCACTCGATATCGTTCGCCGTCGCTGGCGTTATGAGGATGTATTTCGCTGTGTGAAAACGGATCTGCTGCTCCCACGTGGCGGTTCCATTACACGTGAAGATATGGACCAGCTCGAAAATTATATATTAGCTTGCGGAATTCACGGATACCGCTGGACAGATGGCAAGCCATGGAAGTATGTACCCAGCCTGTCCCTGGAAGACAACGATCAGGATGTCCGCAGCCGGGGCCGGGAACAAATGCTGTCCTTAATGGAAAAATGCCGTACGGTGATTGTTGATCCACTGGGTGCTTTTGAGAAACGAATGAGCAAGGCAAAGACAGCTAAAGACCAATGTGCGGCGCTTTACAGATTACTGGAAGATGCCGAGATTCCTTGGAAGCTGGATCAGATGTCTGCAGAAGCCAAGGCTCAGGGTGATCCGGAACGTTCGAGAGAGCATCGTCAAATGTGGGGTGCCGTCCTTGATCTATTAGATCAGATGGTTGATATGATGGGGGCCGAACGGCTGGATATCGATTTATTTGCCGGGCTAATGGAGACCGGATTAACCGAACTGAAGCTGGGACTTGTTCCTCCAGCGCTTGATCAAGTGTTGATTGGATCGATGGATCGTACACGTCTTCAGGGTATCAAGTACGTATTTATTCTGGGTGCAGTAGAGGGTGAACTGCCTGCTGTCCCTCAAGATGATGGTGTATTAACTGAGCAGGAACGGCTGCTGTTGACGGAGAGAGGTTTGGGGCTTGGGCCAGGAGCAACAAGACAAATGTTGGATGAACGCTTTCTGATATATACAGCCCTGACAGCGGCGAGCAATCAGTTATGGCTGAGTTATCCCGTTGCAGATGATGAAGGGAAAACATTGCTACCCTCAGAAATTGTACGACATGTACGGAAGATGTTCGGTCTGCATGAGCAGCCATTACTTGCCCAGCCGCCGGTTACAAATGCTGAAGAGGTGCACTGGTCTTATGTTATTCATCCTGGTCAGAGCCTCTCTTATCTCATCGGACAGTTGCGCAGATGGCGCCGTGGAGAAGATATTTCTGAAATGTGGTGGGCGATCTATAACTGGCATGTCTCTCGGGAGACAAGCAGACCTCAGCTGAAACAATTGCTTGGATCGGTCTTTTATCGCAATCGGGCGTTACCTCTGCGTACGGCTACCAGCCGTAGATTATATGGTACAGAGGTAAGGACCAGTGTCTCCAGAATGGAGCGTTTTGTGGCGTGTGCGTTCTCCCATTTTGCATCCCATGGGCTGCGACTGAAAGAGCGCCAGTTGTACCGCTTGCAAGCCCCTGATATAGGACAATTGTTCCATGCTGCCTTGAGTCAGCTTGCCATGCGTTTGCGTGAGCAGAATCGCAGTTGGGGCAGTCTGTCTCCGGATGAATGTCGGAAGGAAGCGGAGCACACCGTGGAGCAGATTGCACCACAGTTGCAGGGAGAGATTTTGCTTAGCACGAAACGGTATGGTTATATCTTCCGCAAGCTGAAGGATATCGTTAGCCGGGCGTCGGTTATTCTGGGTGAACAGTCCAGACGAGGAAGCTTTGAACCGATTGGGTTGGAGCTTGATTTTGGGCCAGGTAAACCCCTGCCACCGCTTCGTTTTGAATTGGAAAATGGCTGTGTGATGGAGATTGTGGGGCGGATCGACCGCGTGGATGTGGCCGAAGGAGAGAACGGCCTGCTGCTGCGGGTTATTGATTACAAATCGAGCCAGACCGACCTCAAACTCCATGAAGTGTATTATGGCCTGTCATTACAGATGCTCACGTACTTGGAGGTTCTGCTTAGTGCTGCCGAGGAGTGGCTTGGAGAATCGGCGATGCCTGGAGGAACACTCTATTTCCATGTGCATAATCCGTTGCTTCAATCCGCGAACGGCATGACTTCTGAGCAGGCAGGACAAGAACTGCTGAAACGGTTCAAAATGAAAGGCTTGCTGCTCGCGGATCGGGATGTGATCGCTCAAATGGACAATACCCTGGACAAAGGCTACTCAGCTATTATTCCAGTTGCGCTTAAGGCGGATGGCAGCTTTTATAGTAGCGCTGCTGTAGCTACGCCGGAGCAATGGGATACATTGCTTGCTTCAGTTCGCAGCAATATACGTGAGATTGGCACCCGGATTACGGACGGGGATGTCGCGATTGAACCTTACCGTATCCAGCAGGAGGTTGCATGCACCTTCTGTCCGTACAAGCCAGTCTGTCAATTTGATGAAAATATCGAAGGTAATGAATATAATCTGTTGTCCAAACCGGGCAAACAGCAAATCTGGGACATGCTGTCTCATGGCAAAGGAGGGGAAACATCATGA
- the addA gene encoding helicase-exonuclease AddAB subunit AddA: MTNMPKPEGSFWSDDQWSAISQSGEDILVAAAAGSGKTAVLVERIIRKIADPSRGFSVDRLLVATFTKAAAAEMKQRIREALERALEEQPAEEHLRKQLSLLGRASITTLHSFCMEVIRRYYQQIPLNPAFRILNENEAEIMRQELLEQLFEEKYGEEDEGSTFRELVDWFSGERNDDAMHRLVQRLYDFSRSHSWPDHWLAEMASAFQVESVEALGHSAWVQSILRDAALALSGAAGLLRQGISISMQPEGPKPYADTLKEDLAMVEELLSAVEVMPWERLPEVFQPAAFGKLKPCKKDQTDPGLQEQVKELREAAKKAVTDLKGSLFGRSAFSFWQELEQAAPLMQELSKLVSAFGERYRQAKQERGQVDFSDLEHYCLHILRHEDSTPELSMPSDAAMEYRARFDEVLLDEYQDTNTVQEDIVRLISRENPGNRFMVGDVKQSIYRFRLAEPGLFLNKYRQYAANSDMDMEMDGERESLHAGRRIDLARNFRSRAEVVHSVNMLFKQLMNEGVAEIAYDERAQLAYGATFPAETLGDEAYTPELILIDRQGGGPDLTESTDENGDALPSAELESAELETAQLEARAMARRIREMVGDTDKPALNVYDKALKSMRPARYGDIVILLRSALMWAPLMIEEFRQQGIPAGGEQSKGYFQATEVEVMLSLLQIVDNPRQDIPLASVLRSPIVGLDEEELAQIRLGDKRQSFYDAVISATGAFSSSLNVFGQHGEKASNPDSSAIQLQWPEVWSEMEQGQRESAVSAEADVIERIYETSVHAGKDEIMDAGIDASMGGRISDDADRDNGTSTELQQKLIRFMRQLEHWRLEARQGSLSELIWRMYRETGYLDWVGGLPGGMQRQSNLKALYDRARQYEEATANRGLFRFLTYVSRLRENGGDLGTVASGSGEQDNAVRIMTIHRSKGLEFPIVFVGGISKMFNQQDLNSPFLMHKELGFGPRFVDRENRVAYPTLANLAIRRRAQFELLAEEMRVLYVALTRPKEKMILVGTVKDVVKKAVGWSQIKDSPERVLPDYLLAAGRSYLDWIGPSLMRHPDAALLRELAGGTDSYAACLVDDESRWGISVISADQVSREIFVDQTLGEEEGMTEVRKHRIAALKAVQPVELFPSSTEEEMIEDTQDATLRDISEESVFTIGEQEGVQLLREVDKRLSWTYPHQAATQVAASTSVTELKTLLAMQDHQSLQIMEEVEEQSEASVDSENRGMKDGGSSFKLHLRRPKFMEEKQLTGAERGTVYHTLMQHLPVDGSPVDSQIVEQTLLRLVELQILLPHQAEVIESDQLAEFFNTESGTELLRAEWVKREIPFIYGLPAHHSPAEWLHSLSPDAGMQTLEEDGKMQASLENETVLVQGIIDCLYEVDGELVLLDYKTDRVLEHRGGLDKLTENYRFQLELYGRAIEDILGRKVDRKWLYFFDGGHAVKL, from the coding sequence ATGACGAATATGCCAAAACCGGAAGGAAGCTTCTGGAGTGATGACCAATGGAGTGCCATCTCACAGAGTGGAGAAGACATTCTGGTTGCTGCTGCAGCGGGTTCCGGGAAGACGGCTGTATTGGTTGAACGGATTATTCGCAAGATTGCAGACCCTTCCCGTGGATTCAGCGTAGATCGTTTGCTGGTTGCGACATTTACGAAAGCTGCTGCTGCTGAGATGAAGCAGCGGATTCGGGAAGCACTGGAACGTGCACTTGAAGAGCAACCTGCCGAAGAACATCTGCGCAAACAACTGTCATTGCTCGGGCGAGCATCGATTACGACACTGCATTCATTCTGTATGGAAGTCATTCGTCGTTATTATCAGCAAATACCGCTAAACCCGGCTTTTCGGATTCTGAATGAAAATGAAGCCGAAATTATGCGGCAGGAATTGTTGGAGCAGTTGTTTGAGGAAAAGTATGGGGAAGAAGACGAAGGCAGTACATTCCGCGAATTGGTGGATTGGTTCAGTGGGGAACGAAACGATGATGCCATGCATCGACTTGTGCAGCGTTTGTATGATTTCTCACGCAGTCATTCTTGGCCGGATCATTGGCTTGCAGAGATGGCATCTGCTTTTCAGGTGGAAAGTGTCGAGGCACTTGGACATTCTGCATGGGTTCAGAGTATTTTGCGTGATGCAGCTCTTGCCCTAAGTGGTGCTGCTGGTCTGCTGCGTCAAGGGATCAGCATATCGATGCAGCCGGAAGGTCCGAAACCTTATGCAGATACATTGAAAGAAGATTTAGCAATGGTCGAAGAGCTTCTGTCAGCTGTTGAGGTCATGCCATGGGAAAGATTGCCTGAAGTGTTTCAGCCAGCAGCTTTTGGCAAGCTGAAGCCTTGCAAAAAGGACCAGACAGACCCGGGGTTACAAGAACAGGTCAAGGAACTTCGTGAGGCTGCGAAAAAAGCCGTGACGGACCTGAAAGGGTCATTGTTTGGAAGAAGTGCGTTTTCTTTCTGGCAGGAGCTGGAGCAGGCGGCACCACTAATGCAGGAGCTATCCAAGCTCGTCAGTGCATTTGGAGAGCGATACCGACAGGCCAAGCAGGAGCGCGGTCAGGTCGATTTTAGTGACCTGGAGCATTACTGTCTTCATATTTTGCGCCATGAAGATTCAACCCCTGAGCTGTCCATGCCTTCGGATGCAGCAATGGAATACCGGGCACGTTTCGATGAAGTTCTGCTGGATGAATATCAGGATACCAATACAGTGCAGGAAGATATCGTCCGACTGATTTCCAGAGAAAATCCAGGAAACCGATTCATGGTTGGTGATGTAAAACAGAGTATTTACCGTTTTCGTCTGGCTGAACCCGGTCTGTTCCTGAACAAGTACCGTCAATACGCAGCGAATTCGGATATGGATATGGAAATGGACGGAGAGAGAGAATCACTGCATGCAGGAAGACGTATTGATCTTGCACGTAACTTCCGTAGTCGTGCAGAAGTAGTCCATTCGGTCAACATGTTATTCAAGCAGCTCATGAATGAAGGGGTAGCCGAGATTGCCTATGATGAACGAGCTCAGCTCGCTTATGGGGCTACTTTCCCGGCAGAGACGCTTGGAGATGAGGCATACACACCTGAACTCATATTGATCGATCGTCAAGGCGGAGGACCTGATCTGACGGAAAGCACGGATGAGAATGGGGATGCGTTACCTTCTGCTGAGCTGGAGAGTGCCGAGCTTGAAACCGCTCAGCTGGAGGCTCGGGCCATGGCTCGCCGTATTCGTGAAATGGTCGGAGATACGGATAAACCAGCCCTCAACGTTTATGATAAAGCCCTCAAATCCATGCGACCTGCGCGTTATGGAGACATTGTTATTTTGCTGCGTTCTGCCCTGATGTGGGCTCCACTCATGATTGAGGAATTTAGACAGCAGGGTATTCCTGCCGGAGGGGAGCAAAGCAAAGGGTATTTTCAGGCGACGGAAGTGGAAGTGATGTTGTCCTTGCTGCAGATTGTGGATAATCCAAGGCAGGATATACCGCTTGCTTCCGTGCTTCGTTCGCCGATTGTCGGACTGGATGAAGAGGAACTGGCTCAGATTCGCCTTGGGGACAAGCGACAGTCTTTCTATGATGCTGTTATATCAGCTACAGGAGCATTCTCAAGTTCGTTGAATGTTTTCGGGCAGCATGGTGAGAAAGCTTCGAATCCGGATTCATCTGCAATCCAGCTGCAATGGCCCGAAGTCTGGTCAGAAATGGAACAGGGGCAGCGGGAGTCGGCAGTATCCGCCGAAGCAGACGTTATCGAACGTATATATGAAACCTCTGTACATGCAGGTAAAGATGAGATTATGGATGCTGGTATAGATGCAAGTATGGGTGGACGTATAAGCGACGATGCGGATAGGGACAACGGTACTAGCACAGAGTTGCAACAAAAGTTAATTCGCTTTATGCGTCAGTTGGAACATTGGCGACTTGAAGCCAGACAAGGCAGCTTGAGTGAACTCATTTGGCGCATGTACCGGGAAACGGGTTATCTGGACTGGGTTGGCGGCCTACCGGGAGGCATGCAGCGTCAAAGTAATTTGAAGGCTTTGTATGATCGCGCGCGGCAATATGAGGAGGCAACGGCCAATCGTGGATTGTTTCGCTTCCTGACCTATGTATCCAGACTACGTGAGAACGGGGGAGATCTTGGTACCGTAGCAAGTGGTTCTGGTGAGCAGGACAATGCGGTACGCATCATGACGATTCACCGGAGTAAGGGCTTGGAATTCCCTATTGTTTTTGTCGGGGGTATATCCAAGATGTTCAATCAGCAGGATCTGAACTCGCCGTTTCTGATGCATAAGGAGCTGGGGTTTGGCCCGAGGTTTGTAGATCGTGAGAATCGGGTTGCCTATCCAACCTTGGCGAATCTGGCGATTCGTCGTCGTGCCCAGTTTGAGCTGCTTGCCGAAGAGATGCGGGTGCTCTATGTGGCTCTAACCCGTCCAAAAGAGAAAATGATTTTGGTCGGTACGGTAAAAGATGTTGTTAAAAAGGCAGTGGGCTGGTCTCAGATTAAGGACAGTCCGGAACGGGTATTGCCTGACTATCTGCTTGCAGCCGGACGGAGTTATCTGGACTGGATCGGTCCATCCCTGATGAGACATCCAGACGCAGCTTTGCTGCGTGAACTTGCGGGAGGCACTGATTCATATGCTGCCTGTCTTGTGGATGATGAATCACGCTGGGGCATTTCCGTCATTTCTGCTGATCAAGTATCCCGGGAAATATTTGTGGATCAGACGCTTGGTGAAGAAGAGGGCATGACAGAAGTGCGGAAACATCGAATTGCTGCCCTAAAAGCCGTTCAGCCTGTGGAGCTGTTTCCTTCCTCAACTGAAGAAGAGATGATCGAGGATACACAAGATGCAACACTACGAGACATCAGTGAGGAAAGTGTATTTACAATAGGTGAGCAAGAGGGTGTACAGCTGCTTCGTGAAGTAGATAAACGGCTTTCATGGACATATCCTCATCAAGCAGCAACTCAAGTAGCTGCCAGCACATCGGTTACCGAACTGAAGACATTGCTTGCCATGCAGGACCACCAGTCGTTACAGATAATGGAGGAAGTTGAAGAACAATCTGAGGCGTCCGTGGATTCTGAGAACCGTGGGATGAAGGATGGAGGCTCGTCCTTTAAATTGCATCTGCGTCGCCCCAAATTCATGGAGGAGAAACAGTTGACTGGAGCCGAGCGAGGAACGGTGTATCATACGTTGATGCAGCATCTTCCTGTAGATGGTTCACCCGTTGATTCGCAAATCGTTGAGCAGACACTTTTGCGGTTAGTTGAGCTCCAGATTTTGCTCCCCCACCAGGCAGAGGTTATTGAGTCTGATCAACTGGCCGAATTCTTCAATACAGAATCTGGGACAGAATTGTTGCGTGCGGAGTGGGTGAAACGGGAGATTCCATTTATTTATGGACTTCCGGCACATCATTCTCCTGCCGAATGGCTTCATAGTTTGTCACCAGATGCAGGGATGCAAACGTTGGAAGAAGACGGTAAGATGCAGGCATCACTAGAAAATGAGACGGTGCTAGTACAGGGGATTATTGACTGCCTGTATGAGGTGGATGGCGAGCTTGTTTTGCTAGATTACAAGACAGACCGGGTGTTGGAGCATCGCGGTGGACTGGACAAACTGACGGAAAACTATCGCTTTCAGCTGGAGCTGTATGGCCGGGCTATTGAAGATATTCTGGGTCGGAAAGTCGACCGGAAGTGGCTGTACTTTTTTGATGGCGGACATGCTGTGAAACTATAA